A region of uncultured Carboxylicivirga sp. DNA encodes the following proteins:
- a CDS encoding HU family DNA-binding protein: MSIDYKVIEKGQPGVAGGGVKKFYAQIVNGKEVTIDEIVKSIERFSALSEADIKGVIVALENVIQDILAEGRIVRLEKIGSLYTSISSNGEETAEDVTSNSIRKVGVNYRPGKRILKAITDAGFNKV, translated from the coding sequence ATGTCAATAGATTATAAAGTTATTGAAAAAGGCCAACCGGGTGTTGCCGGAGGTGGCGTGAAAAAGTTTTATGCACAAATTGTAAATGGTAAAGAAGTAACCATTGATGAGATTGTAAAATCAATTGAACGATTTAGTGCTTTATCTGAAGCTGACATTAAAGGTGTAATTGTTGCACTGGAGAATGTTATTCAGGATATTCTGGCAGAAGGACGTATTGTACGGTTGGAGAAAATTGGCAGTTTATACACCAGTATTAGTAGTAATGGTGAGGAAACTGCCGAAGATGTTACCTCCAATTCTATTCGAAAAGTGGGAGTTAATTACCGACCTGGTAAACGTATTCTGAAAGCCATTACGGATGCCGGATTTAATAAAGTGTAA
- a CDS encoding COR domain-containing protein, with the protein MKPHIKQKLKALKANTKKAQFTSGRLKEFPFELKVCTQMKYLDLFGNSIQELPDWIFELNSLEHLSLRNNAIKDFPSILFSLENLKNLNLSDNRIEEISGHYFCNLMNLEKIDLSYNSIRVINPAEINFSKCTDLYLNGNKLEKFPAVISHVNSLIRLNLSENKINFLKDDAFVNLVHLEELDLSFNELTFLPTSIGQLKKLKKLNLSGNKIASLPKEFENLVSLESLDLDGNPIERPPLEIISQGASGMINYYLSLGENIQLYEAKLLIVGQGNVGKTFLMNRLIHDSVPETHTTEGIDINTWHIQTKSSSNFRVNIWDFGGQEIYHSTHQFFLTQRSLYLLVWEARSDQQLISFDYWLNVIRLLSNNSPIIIVLNKIDERITNIDEKSLKAKFKNIVAFHQVSAKSGRNIGDLISEIQSNIDALPLIGDKLPKVWLDIRTKLEALESNYISIDEYLSICNQNGLSNKRALFLCQYFHDLGVFLHFQDDNLLRNIVFLKPEWATNAVYKILDSKEVIKKDGEFDSELLDTILYEFEREKRPYIVRLMKKFELCFEVQSDTYLIPELLSPEKHEFDWNYNSNLRFEYQYDFMPAGIMARFIVRTRNMVHEKTFWKNGVIIQRENTRALIMSDYYSRKLNIWIHGDNASFLLEIIRKELDAIHVSLNYPDVPEKIPCNCPDCINSETPHLFNYQFVRRVGVENTFKTIPCEVSARGVNVHNLLGLYHISNSELDNNPMYSLDKILTDLIEVSSRVLERKFQKKIEDLINDDIVDLLRTKGHNISDQTRSGKSGKGKSAGELDIMIRRDNGIPVTIIECLRLESCGSKNAVVAEHMNKLLTKYDTQELKRKFIIVFGEAERFDNLWVNYSEYIKGLNDNSDFGIKYPLSGFSLRNDLHSFSNLKVGISRHVNNGETVEIVHLMLNMK; encoded by the coding sequence ATGAAACCACACATTAAACAAAAACTAAAAGCATTAAAGGCTAATACAAAGAAAGCTCAATTTACTTCTGGCAGACTAAAAGAGTTTCCATTTGAACTAAAGGTATGTACTCAAATGAAATATCTTGATCTTTTTGGAAATTCAATTCAAGAATTGCCAGACTGGATTTTTGAGCTAAACAGCCTAGAACACCTTAGCTTAAGAAATAATGCTATTAAAGATTTTCCATCAATACTATTTTCATTAGAAAACCTTAAGAACCTTAACTTATCAGATAATAGGATAGAAGAAATTTCTGGACATTATTTCTGCAATTTGATGAATCTTGAAAAAATAGATTTAAGTTATAATTCGATCAGAGTAATTAATCCAGCAGAAATTAACTTCTCTAAGTGCACTGATTTATATCTTAACGGTAATAAACTCGAAAAATTCCCCGCTGTAATTAGTCATGTTAATTCGCTGATTCGTTTGAATTTATCTGAAAATAAAATTAATTTTTTAAAAGACGATGCTTTTGTAAATCTTGTACATCTTGAAGAACTTGATCTGAGTTTTAATGAGCTTACTTTTCTTCCAACAAGTATAGGTCAATTAAAAAAATTAAAAAAATTAAATTTGAGTGGTAACAAGATTGCTTCATTACCAAAAGAATTTGAAAACTTAGTATCACTTGAATCTTTAGATTTGGATGGGAATCCTATTGAAAGGCCTCCATTAGAGATTATTTCTCAAGGAGCTTCTGGTATGATAAATTATTACTTATCACTAGGTGAAAATATACAGTTATATGAAGCTAAATTATTGATAGTTGGTCAGGGAAATGTAGGTAAAACATTCTTGATGAATAGATTAATTCATGACTCAGTGCCTGAAACGCACACAACTGAAGGGATTGATATTAATACTTGGCATATTCAAACGAAGTCATCTTCTAATTTTAGAGTTAATATTTGGGATTTTGGTGGACAAGAAATTTATCATTCAACTCATCAATTCTTTTTAACACAACGATCTCTTTATTTACTGGTTTGGGAGGCAAGGAGTGATCAGCAACTTATTAGTTTCGACTATTGGTTAAATGTAATTCGTTTGTTAAGTAATAATTCCCCTATTATTATTGTTCTAAACAAGATTGATGAAAGGATTACCAACATTGACGAAAAATCGTTAAAGGCAAAATTCAAGAATATTGTAGCATTCCATCAAGTCAGTGCTAAGAGTGGACGAAATATAGGTGACTTGATATCTGAGATACAATCTAACATTGATGCATTACCATTAATAGGTGATAAATTGCCTAAAGTTTGGTTAGATATTAGAACTAAATTAGAAGCCTTGGAGTCAAATTATATATCGATTGATGAGTACTTATCAATATGTAATCAGAATGGTTTATCTAATAAACGAGCACTTTTCTTATGTCAGTATTTTCATGATTTAGGAGTCTTTCTACATTTTCAGGATGATAATTTGCTACGTAATATTGTATTTTTAAAACCAGAATGGGCTACTAATGCTGTTTATAAGATATTAGATTCAAAAGAAGTTATAAAAAAGGACGGGGAATTTGACTCAGAATTATTAGACACGATTCTCTATGAATTCGAAAGGGAAAAAAGACCTTACATCGTTCGATTGATGAAAAAGTTTGAATTATGTTTTGAAGTTCAATCTGATACATACTTGATTCCTGAACTACTATCTCCTGAAAAACATGAATTTGATTGGAATTATAATAGTAACCTTCGTTTCGAGTATCAATATGATTTTATGCCAGCAGGTATTATGGCAAGATTTATTGTTCGAACACGAAATATGGTACATGAGAAAACTTTTTGGAAAAATGGGGTAATTATTCAACGAGAAAACACAAGAGCTCTTATCATGAGTGACTATTACTCAAGAAAATTAAATATTTGGATTCATGGTGATAATGCATCTTTTCTATTAGAGATAATTCGAAAAGAGCTTGATGCAATCCATGTTTCGTTGAATTACCCTGACGTTCCCGAAAAGATTCCCTGTAACTGTCCTGATTGTATTAATTCAGAAACACCTCATCTTTTTAATTATCAGTTTGTTAGAAGGGTCGGTGTTGAAAATACATTTAAAACAATTCCATGTGAAGTAAGTGCCAGAGGTGTCAATGTGCATAATCTACTAGGACTTTACCATATTAGCAATTCAGAATTAGATAATAATCCAATGTATTCATTAGATAAAATTCTTACTGACCTGATAGAAGTTAGCTCTAGAGTTCTTGAGCGTAAATTCCAGAAGAAGATAGAAGACTTAATTAATGATGATATTGTTGACTTATTGAGAACTAAAGGTCATAATATCTCTGATCAGACCCGTTCAGGAAAATCAGGAAAAGGAAAAAGTGCAGGTGAATTAGATATAATGATTAGAAGAGATAATGGTATTCCAGTAACAATAATTGAGTGTTTGCGCCTTGAAAGTTGTGGTTCAAAAAATGCAGTTGTTGCTGAGCACATGAATAAGTTACTCACAAAATATGATACACAGGAATTAAAACGAAAGTTTATTATTGTATTTGGTGAAGCAGAAAGATTTGATAATTTATGGGTCAATTATTCCGAGTATATTAAAGGCTTGAATGACAATTCAGACTTTGGTATAAAATATCCACTATCAGGTTTTAGTTTAAGAAATGATTTACATAGTTTTTCTAATCTTAAAGTTGGAATATCAAGACATGTAAACAATGGAGAAACTGTTGAAATCGTACACCTTATGCTTAATATGAAATAA
- a CDS encoding rhomboid family intramembrane serine protease, which produces MENNATKIMSDKTDLELKKIIENRFDYQEEAYSAALYEIEKRRSGKVDTISVKEDVEHTVKEKEEVNNHKSFKELIEALLPDKNYYITPIIIYLNILIYIVMVLMGVDPFEPTVDSLIIWGGNLRDLTLAGQQWRLLTSVFLHGGLFHLLLNMYALIYIGKEIEIHIGNIRYLFAYLAAGVFASITSVTINYNIVSVGASGAIFGMYGLLISLLLFKAIELPKSTRKNFVISVFSFVGYNLLYGLTEEGIDNAAHIGGLVSGLVIGVIYYLSVKNSRLSKFVYWGISFLMLISIIVLPKAAPNMFTEFQVVMKEYAVNEEKAMWMYKEDLSYIPEDKIQYYYDRFRNEGIDLWSKNLELLNSLTDIDPALEERIKILKEYTNLRIQSCETMQELVRYNRQADEQKLIECNLKIESLVNELQSLSQ; this is translated from the coding sequence ATGGAAAACAATGCTACAAAGATAATGTCAGATAAAACAGATCTGGAGTTAAAAAAAATAATTGAGAATAGGTTTGACTATCAAGAGGAGGCTTATTCTGCAGCATTATACGAAATTGAAAAACGGAGATCAGGAAAAGTTGATACCATATCGGTAAAGGAGGATGTTGAGCATACGGTTAAGGAAAAAGAAGAGGTTAATAATCACAAGTCATTTAAAGAACTAATAGAGGCTTTGCTTCCTGATAAGAATTACTACATCACACCCATAATAATTTATCTTAATATTCTCATTTATATTGTCATGGTTTTAATGGGTGTTGATCCATTTGAACCAACGGTTGACTCATTAATTATCTGGGGAGGCAATTTAAGAGATTTAACATTAGCCGGGCAGCAATGGCGTTTGCTTACAAGTGTTTTTCTTCACGGTGGCTTATTTCATCTGTTACTAAATATGTATGCCCTAATATATATAGGTAAAGAAATTGAAATTCACATTGGTAATATAAGGTATCTGTTTGCATACCTGGCAGCAGGTGTTTTTGCAAGCATTACCAGTGTTACAATTAATTACAATATTGTATCGGTGGGTGCCTCAGGAGCCATCTTTGGTATGTATGGCTTGCTTATTTCTTTATTGTTATTTAAGGCAATTGAATTGCCCAAAAGTACCCGTAAAAATTTTGTAATAAGTGTATTTTCTTTTGTAGGGTATAATTTATTGTATGGTTTAACAGAAGAAGGAATAGATAATGCTGCTCATATTGGAGGATTAGTGAGTGGATTGGTTATCGGAGTTATTTATTATTTATCCGTTAAGAATTCGCGTCTTTCCAAATTTGTGTACTGGGGTATTTCGTTTTTAATGCTGATTTCTATTATTGTTTTGCCCAAAGCTGCACCTAATATGTTTACCGAATTTCAGGTTGTAATGAAGGAGTATGCTGTTAATGAGGAGAAAGCTATGTGGATGTACAAAGAGGATTTGTCCTATATTCCTGAAGATAAAATTCAATATTATTACGATAGGTTCAGAAATGAAGGAATTGATTTGTGGTCAAAAAACCTTGAATTGCTTAATTCCTTAACCGATATAGATCCTGCTTTAGAAGAAAGGATTAAGATATTAAAGGAATATACTAATCTGCGCATTCAATCCTGTGAAACGATGCAGGAATTGGTTCGCTATAATCGGCAAGCGGATGAGCAAAAACTTATAGAATGCAATTTAAAAATCGAAAGCCTGGTTAATGAATTGCAATCCTTATCCCAGTAA
- a CDS encoding DUF695 domain-containing protein produces MIQKFRILLMISILTFSNSKAQEGNWDVYLAQYENGPGSVTINMDAINSAPNKDLPILLVTGVTFDNCREDGLPNNDEFEKLYNVSDNVDRLLKENGVSYELVGTFTYQCERLDYIYLSDSTSIRTILTKLYESEYGNYKYYINLKYDDSWVAYVKFLYPNEITLENMSNQKVLYQLQKAGDNLTKQRQVDHWLYFSQKSDRELYVKHVKQLGFRIESQEKIENSNLPYQLQISRTDYIHPESINKITLELRTKAQELEGEYDGWETYIITE; encoded by the coding sequence ATGATACAGAAGTTTCGAATATTATTAATGATCTCAATATTAACCTTTTCAAATTCTAAAGCACAGGAAGGTAACTGGGATGTTTATTTGGCTCAGTACGAGAATGGACCAGGTTCAGTAACTATAAATATGGATGCAATAAATTCTGCACCCAATAAAGATTTGCCAATTCTACTTGTGACTGGTGTTACATTTGATAATTGTAGAGAAGATGGATTACCAAACAACGATGAATTCGAGAAACTATACAATGTTTCGGATAATGTTGATAGGTTGTTAAAAGAAAATGGTGTGTCTTATGAGCTAGTAGGAACTTTTACTTACCAATGTGAGAGACTTGATTATATTTATTTGTCAGATTCTACTTCAATCAGAACAATATTGACAAAATTGTATGAGTCAGAATATGGGAATTATAAATATTATATAAATCTTAAATATGATGATTCTTGGGTGGCATATGTGAAATTTCTATACCCAAATGAAATTACTTTGGAAAATATGTCGAACCAGAAAGTGTTATATCAGTTGCAAAAAGCCGGAGATAATTTAACAAAGCAAAGACAGGTTGATCACTGGCTTTATTTTTCTCAGAAATCAGATAGAGAACTTTATGTAAAACATGTTAAGCAGTTAGGCTTCAGAATCGAAAGTCAAGAAAAAATTGAAAATTCAAACCTTCCATATCAATTACAAATCTCTAGAACAGATTATATACATCCTGAATCGATAAATAAAATTACACTTGAGCTAAGAACTAAAGCTCAGGAATTAGAAGGGGAGTATGATGGATGGGAAACATATATAATAACCGAATAA
- a CDS encoding DUF6794 domain-containing protein yields MRISIITLSLIMLIILTNQNLNAQRKKTKKELKKEHIQNITKDSINGIYIPIDLDDCFRQIDGFWADSIKTEVKKMSEDEFTVNTHFGMGMWMRNNWKLWGGSRLSKYFNDLGVFHPDDMSGIILTSYYRYLLKLDVKLEEQIKGYNDFWKENHQKK; encoded by the coding sequence ATGAGAATATCAATAATTACCTTAAGTCTGATCATGTTAATTATTTTGACAAATCAGAATTTAAATGCTCAGAGAAAAAAAACTAAAAAAGAGCTAAAAAAAGAGCATATCCAGAATATTACAAAAGATAGCATTAATGGAATTTATATTCCAATTGACTTGGACGATTGCTTCAGACAAATTGATGGTTTCTGGGCAGACTCAATTAAAACTGAGGTTAAAAAAATGAGTGAAGATGAATTTACTGTTAATACACATTTTGGTATGGGAATGTGGATGAGGAATAATTGGAAACTATGGGGTGGCTCAAGACTTTCGAAATATTTTAATGATTTGGGCGTTTTTCATCCTGATGATATGTCTGGTATTATCTTAACCTCATACTACAGGTATTTACTAAAACTAGATGTTAAGCTGGAAGAACAAATTAAAGGCTATAATGATTTCTGGAAGGAGAATCATCAAAAAAAGTAA
- a CDS encoding sensor histidine kinase — translation MRKLFLLFLLIPFTSFGMEIVWDGSIQHLSIGDKVEILEDPSQSISFEQIISDSLKTEFQPSTNTILSLGYTESHFWLHFVINNNTNDDAVLELAQAGLPIANLYYILNDSISELVKAGYQIPVNNKAFHSSYQVFTLPPGKADCYIRLITNSEPIPLNLYTEQSFYKKSTSNVLGYGIYLGLMIFVVLYNFFLFISLRRRLFLFYAILVIIYINYSAAVIDGFIVYFLTNVNLLFLYSTIPAIGIVFQTTYCLVFLDARKYVPGVFKIVTGIIIYFAIWVGVKFFLPLPIVLKVNTVHALISFFTMSLVGILVGRKGNKMGYYFAIAYFIYFLLVAVQAIYINTGYPQYIGGLSFVAYATLIEAFLLSFLLSRRFRWERAEIEKEKFEAQQKVIEKTLENEKIIQNQNVQLEKEVATRTKELQEINEELLTTNDKLIDLNREKDGLMHVVAHDLKSPLSTIINYVDLLKMEGSLDNNQDNYLKTIENVVQDGMYLIEDLLDIHSIESGDSKIRLEEIELEKYMNAWLRTFDKELLNKQQKASLTLNTTINTLTTDPFLLTRVLNNLMSNAIKFSEKQTRIDVSVIENKTKVAFIVKDEGPGISSQDQEKMFKLFQKLTARPTDGERSNGLGLSIVKALTDKLGGQIEVNSQPGNGAEFKVLLPKN, via the coding sequence ATGAGGAAGTTGTTCTTACTGTTTCTTCTTATTCCATTTACCAGCTTTGGGATGGAAATAGTCTGGGATGGATCGATCCAACATTTATCTATTGGTGATAAAGTTGAGATATTGGAAGACCCTTCTCAATCCATCAGTTTTGAGCAAATAATATCAGATTCCTTAAAGACTGAATTTCAACCTTCAACCAACACTATTCTTAGCTTAGGATATACCGAATCTCATTTCTGGCTCCATTTTGTAATCAATAACAACACAAATGATGATGCCGTGCTTGAATTAGCACAGGCGGGTTTACCAATTGCCAATTTGTACTACATATTAAATGACAGCATATCTGAGTTAGTAAAGGCAGGTTATCAAATTCCTGTCAACAATAAAGCATTTCACAGTTCGTACCAGGTTTTTACCTTACCTCCGGGCAAAGCCGATTGTTATATTCGACTTATAACCAATTCGGAACCAATTCCTTTGAATTTATATACCGAACAGTCGTTTTATAAAAAATCAACGAGTAATGTGCTGGGATATGGAATATACCTGGGATTAATGATCTTTGTTGTCCTCTATAATTTCTTTTTATTTATATCACTTCGAAGAAGACTCTTTTTGTTTTATGCTATACTGGTTATCATCTATATTAACTATTCTGCAGCTGTCATTGATGGCTTTATCGTTTATTTTCTTACTAATGTTAACCTTCTATTTCTGTATTCGACCATCCCGGCAATTGGTATCGTATTTCAAACCACCTATTGCCTGGTTTTTTTAGATGCCAGAAAATATGTACCCGGAGTATTTAAAATCGTAACAGGCATTATTATTTATTTTGCCATCTGGGTTGGAGTAAAATTCTTTTTACCCCTTCCAATCGTTCTTAAAGTAAATACAGTTCATGCTCTGATCTCATTTTTCACCATGAGTTTGGTTGGTATTCTGGTTGGCAGAAAGGGCAACAAAATGGGCTACTATTTTGCAATAGCTTACTTTATCTACTTCCTGTTGGTTGCTGTACAGGCAATCTATATTAATACCGGATATCCTCAGTACATTGGAGGATTAAGCTTTGTAGCCTATGCCACACTCATTGAGGCTTTCCTTCTCTCCTTCCTGCTTTCCAGACGATTCAGATGGGAAAGAGCTGAGATAGAAAAAGAGAAATTTGAAGCTCAGCAAAAAGTAATTGAAAAAACACTGGAAAACGAAAAAATAATTCAGAATCAGAATGTGCAATTAGAGAAGGAAGTAGCTACGCGCACCAAAGAATTGCAGGAGATAAACGAAGAACTGCTAACGACCAATGATAAGCTTATTGACTTAAACAGAGAGAAAGATGGTTTGATGCATGTCGTGGCTCATGACCTTAAATCACCATTAAGCACCATCATTAACTATGTTGATCTTCTAAAAATGGAAGGTTCGCTGGATAATAACCAGGATAATTACCTGAAAACCATCGAAAATGTAGTGCAGGATGGCATGTATCTGATTGAAGACTTGCTTGATATCCATTCTATTGAATCGGGTGATTCGAAAATAAGACTGGAAGAAATTGAGTTAGAGAAGTATATGAATGCCTGGCTGAGAACTTTTGATAAAGAACTGTTGAATAAGCAGCAGAAGGCCAGTTTAACTTTAAATACTACTATCAACACGCTAACGACTGACCCCTTTCTTTTAACACGGGTTTTAAACAATCTGATGTCAAATGCCATTAAGTTTTCTGAAAAACAAACAAGAATAGATGTATCCGTTATTGAAAACAAAACAAAGGTTGCCTTTATCGTAAAGGATGAGGGGCCTGGAATTAGTTCTCAGGACCAGGAAAAAATGTTTAAGTTATTTCAAAAGCTTACTGCCCGACCAACCGACGGAGAGCGTTCCAACGGACTGGGTTTATCCATTGTTAAGGCATTGACAGATAAATTAGGTGGACAAATCGAAGTTAACAGTCAACCGGGTAATGGAGCTGAGTTTAAAGTTCTTCTACCTAAGAACTAA
- a CDS encoding glycosyltransferase family 39 protein, which translates to MKKKETVILILFVIAKFVLQYILIDSVYDLHRDEFLHLDQANHLAWGYRSVPPFTSWNSWLIQLLGNGVFGVKFFPALYGALTIIVVWKLTEVFNGKLLAKILAATGILFSVLLRLNTLYQPNSFDVLSWTLVFYFLIRYVKSGRPKWIYLCAVSFALGFLNKYNIAFLAIGLLPANLLSCQRSIFLKKEILWALGIAFVMVLPNLIWQWNHHFPVVNHLSELSATQLVNVNRIDFLATQPLFYSGSVLLIIAALYALLFYQPFKEIRFLFFCFIIILTVYTYLKAKDYYAIGLYPVYIALGAVFLTDLFKKNWGKWVLILLILAPVASFAYMYGFLFPNKTPEYIMSHQDIYKSMGMLRWEDGKDHDIPQDFADMLEWNTLAQIADRAYDDAIQLGETIVLCDNYGQAGAINFYSKKHLQAVSFSADYIDWFDLDKQYVNLIRVINGSEKESEFKETAVYFNQAYAVDSITNRHAREQGTTVYIFKGSKVDVSAVLKQEIGELLNHY; encoded by the coding sequence ATGAAAAAGAAAGAGACGGTAATACTGATACTTTTTGTTATTGCGAAATTTGTCTTACAATATATCCTGATTGATTCTGTTTACGATTTGCATCGGGATGAATTTTTACACCTCGATCAGGCAAATCATCTGGCCTGGGGCTATCGGTCAGTTCCGCCTTTTACATCCTGGAATTCGTGGTTAATTCAATTATTGGGAAACGGTGTGTTTGGGGTTAAGTTTTTTCCTGCATTGTATGGTGCTTTAACCATCATAGTCGTATGGAAACTGACAGAAGTGTTCAACGGAAAGCTACTGGCTAAGATATTAGCTGCAACCGGTATTTTGTTTTCGGTACTATTACGACTAAATACTTTGTATCAGCCTAATTCTTTTGATGTATTAAGCTGGACATTGGTTTTTTACTTTCTAATCAGGTATGTAAAGAGTGGTCGGCCGAAATGGATTTACTTATGTGCGGTTAGTTTTGCTCTTGGCTTCTTAAATAAGTACAATATTGCTTTCCTAGCCATAGGATTATTACCAGCTAATTTGCTAAGTTGCCAACGATCCATCTTTTTGAAAAAAGAAATATTGTGGGCTTTGGGCATTGCTTTCGTAATGGTTTTACCCAACCTGATCTGGCAATGGAATCATCATTTCCCTGTGGTGAATCATTTAAGCGAATTAAGTGCCACTCAGTTGGTAAATGTCAATAGAATTGATTTTCTCGCAACTCAACCTTTGTTTTATTCTGGTTCGGTTTTGTTGATTATCGCCGCTTTATATGCATTGTTGTTTTATCAACCGTTTAAAGAGATTCGCTTTTTATTTTTTTGCTTTATTATCATCTTAACGGTTTACACCTATTTAAAAGCCAAAGATTATTATGCCATTGGTTTGTACCCGGTTTATATAGCTCTGGGGGCTGTTTTTTTAACCGATCTTTTTAAAAAGAATTGGGGCAAATGGGTTCTGATTTTATTAATACTGGCGCCTGTGGCTTCTTTTGCCTATATGTACGGTTTTTTATTTCCCAATAAAACGCCGGAATATATTATGAGTCACCAGGATATTTACAAATCAATGGGTATGCTGCGTTGGGAGGATGGAAAAGATCACGACATACCTCAGGATTTTGCCGATATGCTGGAATGGAATACGCTTGCCCAAATAGCAGATAGAGCTTATGATGATGCTATCCAATTGGGCGAGACCATAGTATTGTGTGATAATTATGGGCAGGCCGGAGCCATTAATTTTTATTCGAAAAAACATTTACAGGCTGTGTCGTTTAGTGCCGATTACATTGATTGGTTTGATTTGGATAAGCAATATGTAAACCTGATAAGGGTTATTAACGGATCAGAAAAAGAATCGGAATTTAAGGAAACCGCCGTCTATTTTAACCAAGCCTATGCAGTGGATTCTATAACCAATAGGCATGCACGGGAGCAGGGAACAACGGTCTATATTTTTAAAGGATCAAAAGTGGATGTGTCGGCTGTGTTGAAACAGGAAATCGGTGAATTGTTAAATCATTACTAG
- the nudC gene encoding NAD(+) diphosphatase, producing the protein MLHDIYPHTFANEFQSEMPISEDDYVFCFAENNILVKKSGDQYELPLKKDIGEVKSSLFFFTLNDKSCFWVLDEVDLPSDDFVYHDVTSFQSFQQKELDWSTMVARQLKTWYERNKFCGKCGSPNRWKTDERAIVCSSCDNVLYPQIAPAIIVAIFKNDQILLAHNVNFREGFYSLVAGYVDIGESIEDAVRREVWEEVGIEIKNIRYYNSQPWPYSGSMMIGFLADADENQTIQVDNHEIEHADWFSRDNLPNHPIARSIAGEIIDKFVNGEL; encoded by the coding sequence ATGCTCCACGATATTTATCCACATACTTTTGCAAATGAATTTCAGTCTGAAATGCCCATCAGCGAGGATGATTATGTTTTTTGTTTTGCTGAGAATAACATATTGGTAAAAAAGTCGGGTGATCAGTATGAGCTTCCTTTAAAGAAAGATATTGGTGAGGTTAAATCGAGTTTATTCTTCTTTACCCTTAATGATAAATCATGTTTTTGGGTGCTTGATGAGGTTGATTTGCCTTCAGATGATTTTGTTTATCATGATGTTACCTCATTTCAATCATTTCAGCAAAAAGAGCTGGATTGGTCAACCATGGTGGCCCGTCAACTGAAAACCTGGTACGAACGAAATAAGTTTTGTGGAAAATGTGGTTCTCCCAATAGATGGAAAACAGATGAAAGAGCAATTGTTTGTTCTTCCTGTGATAATGTTCTTTATCCTCAGATTGCTCCGGCTATTATTGTTGCCATATTTAAGAATGACCAGATATTGTTGGCTCATAATGTTAATTTCCGTGAAGGATTTTATTCATTGGTGGCAGGATATGTGGATATAGGAGAATCAATTGAAGATGCTGTCCGCCGTGAGGTTTGGGAAGAGGTTGGTATTGAAATTAAGAATATCAGATATTACAACAGTCAGCCTTGGCCGTATTCAGGTTCCATGATGATAGGTTTTTTAGCCGATGCAGATGAGAATCAGACGATACAGGTGGATAATCATGAAATAGAGCATGCCGACTGGTTTAGTCGCGATAACCTCCCAAATCATCCTATTGCAAGAAGCATTGCCGGCGAGATAATTGACAAATTTGTAAACGGAGAATTGTAG